In Terriglobus aquaticus, the genomic window CAACGACACAGAGTTGCGCGTGCTGGCAGACGCAAATGACGCGAAGCGCATTCTGCCGCTGGTGCAGAAGCCCTGGACCGAATACAGCTATTCCCTCTTTTCCGCGGACACTAGCCGTCAACAGGCGCGTTGGTTCTTCCTGGACCGCCCGAGAGCCGAGGCGTACTGGCCCGATGCCGACGTGGTGTTCTGCACAGGCGAATCGTATGTGCCGGCCACAAAGACTAAGCTCGCCATGACCGCGCACGATGCCGGATACTTCGAATCGGCAGCGCACATCCGCGACTGGACTTACTGGAAGACACGCCTCAAATGGGAACTGCTGTACAAGAAGCTCGAGCGGCGGGTCGATATGTTTCACACCGTGTCCGCTTTCTCAGCGGAGCGACTGGCGCACTATTTTCCCCAGATCAAGTCACGCATCCGCTGGGTTTACAACGGTGTAACTCCTCACTTCTTCGAGCCGGTGACCTCCGCTGGCCGCGCCTACATGGAACAGAGCGGGCTGCTTGATGACACCTATTTGCTTATCCCTGGCGGACTGCATTTTCGCAAGAACGCCGAGCTGATTCTGCAAGCTGCTCCGCTTCTGCTCAAGCGCTTTCCTCGCCTGACGATCGCGGTGGTGAACCACACCAACCCCGTCTACGCACAACGCAGCCAGAGCCTAGGACCTCGCTTCCGCCTGCTCGGCTTCGTTTCCGACGACGCTCTGAAGGCGCTGTATTCGTGTGCCGGCGCAGTCTGGTACCCCTCGCGGTACGAGGGTTTCGGGTTGCCCATTGTGGAGGCCATGGCATGCGGCGCGCCGGTGGTTGCCAGCAACAGCACGTGCATCCCAGAGATTGCTGGCGACGCCGCGTTACTTGCCGACCCGGCCTCTCCGGCAGCGCATGTGAAATCTATCAGCCAACTGCTCACCGACGAACGGGCACGTCTCCAGTTTGCGCACGCGGGCATTGCACGCGCTCAGCAGTTCACCTGGCAGAAGTGTGCGCGTGAACTTCGGGGCCACTTCGCGTCGCTTCTCTAATTCGAGCCATGCAAACTCACCCATCCAACCAGTGGCAGTTCGTACTTGTCCACGGCGGCGCCCGCGACAGCTACCAGGTCGCCCTCGCGCTCCATGAGGCAGGCCTGCTGCGAACGCTCGTTACCGATCTGTTTGCTTCAGAAACGGCTCTGCAGCGTTGGTCCAGGTTCATCCCTCCAGGACTCCGCTCGCTGCTGGAGGCGCGCTCCGCTCCGCTGCCGTCCACACACGTTCAGCAGCACGCGATCGCAGGGCTGCTGGCGGTCGCGCTCGAACGTTGGCGGCACGTTCCGTTCGCATTGCGGCGTTCGGCTCGCCGGCTCTCAGACCGCCGTCTTGGAAGAGCGGCGGGTCACCTCGCCGCCAGCACCGGGTCTCGCCTGCTGGCGTACAGCTACTTTGCCGCGCCCGCCTTTAGCGCGGCTGGCAGCGCCCCCTTGCTGTTCCAGGTGCATCCGCATCCACTCACCGTCCGTCGCATCCTGCACGACGAACGCGCGCTGCATCCGCAATGTGCATCCTCGCTAGATCAGGAGTGGGAGCTTGCATTACCCGAGCACGATCTAAAAACTCTGATTCGCGAATCGGAAACGGCGCACGCGTATATCGTTGCCTCCAGCTTCACCCAGAACAGCCTGATTGAGCACGGCGTACCAGCACACCGCATCACGGTCGTGCCCTACGGTGTCGATCTGCAACGCTTCCATCCCCGGCCCGCGCCTCGACTGCACGACGGTATCCTGCGCCTGCTCTTCGTCGGGCGCATAAATCAACGCAAGGGCCTGCTGTACCTTCTGCAAGCGCTGTCTCAACTGAGCGATGTCAATCTGCACCTGACCATCTGTGGCCGCGTCGTAGATGATCTTCAGCTCTTCCGCCCCTTCGCCGACCGCATCACCCTGCGTCCGTCCGTTTCGGCAAAAGAGCTCGCGGCCGCCTACCAGCAGGCGGACCTCTTCGTTTTCCCCTCTCTTGCAGAGGGCTTCGGCCAGGTGCTTCTGGAAGCGCTCGCCAGCGGCCTGCCCATCCTTTCCACTACTCACACCGCAGCTCCCGATCTGATCGAAGACGGTGTACATGGATGGATCGTTCCACCTCGTGACGTCGATCAACTGGCCCATCGGATCCGCTGGGCAAGCGAACATCGTGACGATCTTCATACCATGGCTGCGGCCGCGCGGAGCCGAGCGGAACTCTACACCTGGCAGCGCTTTCGCGCGGGCGTAGTTCAGTTCGCCCTGCAGCATGCAAGGGCAACGGTCGCCACATCTCCTGCTTCCGATGCGGAACTGGTGCAAGTATGATCTACGACCTGCTGCAGCAATCGCCGGCAGCAGCGCCGCACC contains:
- a CDS encoding glycosyltransferase family 4 protein, yielding MIGSTLELSGDDRTSTGTLSPSVQPDHTRPLKLLAYVHLRNIHGSTGAGRTARQIVEHLAVRNDTELRVLADANDAKRILPLVQKPWTEYSYSLFSADTSRQQARWFFLDRPRAEAYWPDADVVFCTGESYVPATKTKLAMTAHDAGYFESAAHIRDWTYWKTRLKWELLYKKLERRVDMFHTVSAFSAERLAHYFPQIKSRIRWVYNGVTPHFFEPVTSAGRAYMEQSGLLDDTYLLIPGGLHFRKNAELILQAAPLLLKRFPRLTIAVVNHTNPVYAQRSQSLGPRFRLLGFVSDDALKALYSCAGAVWYPSRYEGFGLPIVEAMACGAPVVASNSTCIPEIAGDAALLADPASPAAHVKSISQLLTDERARLQFAHAGIARAQQFTWQKCARELRGHFASLL
- a CDS encoding glycosyltransferase family 4 protein, which translates into the protein MQTHPSNQWQFVLVHGGARDSYQVALALHEAGLLRTLVTDLFASETALQRWSRFIPPGLRSLLEARSAPLPSTHVQQHAIAGLLAVALERWRHVPFALRRSARRLSDRRLGRAAGHLAASTGSRLLAYSYFAAPAFSAAGSAPLLFQVHPHPLTVRRILHDERALHPQCASSLDQEWELALPEHDLKTLIRESETAHAYIVASSFTQNSLIEHGVPAHRITVVPYGVDLQRFHPRPAPRLHDGILRLLFVGRINQRKGLLYLLQALSQLSDVNLHLTICGRVVDDLQLFRPFADRITLRPSVSAKELAAAYQQADLFVFPSLAEGFGQVLLEALASGLPILSTTHTAAPDLIEDGVHGWIVPPRDVDQLAHRIRWASEHRDDLHTMAAAARSRAELYTWQRFRAGVVQFALQHARATVATSPASDAELVQV